A single window of Flavobacterium sp. 140616W15 DNA harbors:
- the tpiA gene encoding triose-phosphate isomerase, with translation MRKKIVAGNWKMHKNAEQTEDLLNELIAKLPTVSEAQVIVAPTFVNLASAVAHLEFTTIEVAAQNVHQAESGAFTGEVSADMLKSVGVNYVILGHSERRAIFKETDALIANKVDTALKHELTVIFCFGEELKDRQTGNHFNVVENQLTDGLFQIEKESWANVILAYEPVWAIGTGETASPEQAQEMHEFIRETVRKAFGKEIAEEVSILYGGSVKPDNAKEIFSKPDVDGGLIGGAALKADDFVAIVTAI, from the coding sequence ATGAGAAAGAAAATTGTTGCAGGAAACTGGAAAATGCATAAAAACGCAGAACAAACTGAAGATTTATTAAATGAGTTAATTGCTAAATTACCAACTGTAAGTGAGGCTCAAGTAATTGTTGCTCCTACTTTTGTAAACTTAGCTTCTGCGGTTGCACATTTAGAGTTTACAACTATTGAGGTTGCTGCACAAAACGTACATCAAGCTGAAAGTGGAGCCTTTACAGGTGAAGTTTCTGCGGATATGCTAAAAAGCGTTGGTGTAAACTACGTTATTCTTGGACACTCTGAGCGTAGAGCTATTTTTAAAGAAACGGATGCGCTAATTGCTAATAAAGTTGATACTGCATTGAAACATGAATTAACAGTTATCTTCTGTTTTGGTGAAGAATTAAAAGACCGTCAAACAGGAAATCACTTTAATGTTGTTGAAAACCAATTAACTGATGGTTTATTTCAAATAGAAAAAGAATCTTGGGCTAATGTTATCCTTGCTTACGAGCCAGTTTGGGCTATCGGAACAGGTGAAACTGCTTCGCCAGAACAAGCACAAGAAATGCACGAATTTATTAGAGAAACAGTTCGTAAAGCTTTTGGAAAAGAGATTGCCGAAGAAGTTTCTATCTTATACGGTGGAAGTGTAAAACCTGATAATGCAAAAGAAATTTTCTCTAAACCAGATGTAGACGGTGGTCTTATCGGTGGAGCTGCATTAAAAGCAGATGATTTTGTTGCTATTGTAACAGCTATCTAA
- a CDS encoding TlpA disulfide reductase family protein, with the protein MKQIILLLIAFATFSCTNAQKTAFSKEALSEKLLSTDDSQIAFKDILKKYKGKTLVIEVWASWCGDCIKAMPKVKELQANNPDVAYLFLSADKTADKWKAGIEKHEIKGDHFMMIDGMKGVFGKAIDLDWIPRYIIVDKKGKIVLYRAIEKDFDKINQTLQSLK; encoded by the coding sequence ATGAAACAAATAATTCTATTGCTTATTGCTTTTGCTACGTTTTCTTGTACAAATGCACAAAAAACTGCTTTTTCTAAAGAAGCACTATCAGAAAAATTATTATCGACAGATGATAGTCAAATTGCTTTCAAAGACATATTAAAAAAATACAAAGGAAAAACTTTAGTAATCGAAGTTTGGGCTTCATGGTGTGGCGATTGTATAAAAGCAATGCCAAAAGTAAAAGAATTACAAGCTAACAATCCTGATGTAGCTTACCTATTCCTTTCAGCTGATAAAACTGCCGATAAATGGAAAGCTGGAATTGAGAAACACGAAATAAAAGGAGATCATTTTATGATGATCGATGGTATGAAAGGTGTTTTTGGAAAAGCAATTGATTTAGATTGGATTCCAAGATATATTATTGTAGATAAAAAAGGTAAAATTGTTTTGTATCGTGCAATTGAAAAAGATTTCGATAAAATCAATCAAACATTACAAAGCTTAAAATAA